Sequence from the Candidatus Aenigmatarchaeota archaeon genome:
GCTGAATCTCTCCTTTTATCCGAATTAAGCTTACAAAACTTCAAGCCAAAAGAAGAGTTATTTTATGAGGTTAGTTTATCCGAAGCAAGCAATGTTCATAGGATAGATGCTGAATACTTTAATCCAAGTTATGATGAAATTTTAAAGAAAGTACAACAGAAAACCTCCTTATTTTTACTTAAAAGAATTTTTGATTTTAGGCGTGGCATTTTTATCTCTCCTAGTTTTTACTCTGAGAATAAAACAGAAAGACCATACATCAGAATTAAAGAACTTTCAGGCAAAATAGGTATAGACGAATCAAAAGTTGTTTTTATAAAAGATGAATATCCGGAAGATGAACTTAATAAGCTTCAAGTGAATGACTTAATTATTGCTATTATTGGCGATACAATAGGAAAAGTTAATAGAATAACAAATGAATTAGCAGGTGGCTATTGCTCAAATAACACCGGACGCTTAAGGATAAAGAAAGAATGGCAATATAAAATATTGCCTGAATACGCTGAAATTTTATTTCAGTCATTTGTTATTCAAAGTCAAATAGAAAAGAAAAAAGCTCCTACAGGACAACCCAAAATTAGTGATAATGAAATTAAAACAATTTTAGTTCCAATCCTCCCCAAACAAATCCAGCAGAAAATCGCTGAACTTGTTCAAAAATCCCACGAGGCAAGAAGAAAAGCAAAACAGCTTTTAGAAGAAGCAAAAAAGAAAGTTGAAAGAATTTTGGATTATAATTTATGAGTTTAAGGAAATTTCCTATCGGCCTACTTTTTTTGCCGCTTCTTCAACCCATGTTGAAAAATTGTTATAGCCATCATCGGATATCCAGTTGTAAGTTCTAACTTTTAATTGGGGATAGGTGGAATAGAAAGAAACAAAGGGATTAAGTCCCTTTTCCTTAGCTGGTTGGTTTGGGTCCCTGATTTCGTGGATATAAATCCCAAGTAAACCATTTTTTCTTTCAAGGCTTTTTTGAATTTCGTATTGGACCCATTTACTTTTATATGTGTTTTCTCCGATTAATACAACCGTAACCGACGTATCTTCCATCTGTTT
This genomic interval carries:
- a CDS encoding restriction endonuclease subunit S, producing the protein MAVTSVVTLSELEGAKRLDAEYYQPEYLKVKNQLLNTEFIYFKNLVADIIHPKEIKREYEEEKKDYLFLLAQNVRPLMLDLSEKKYLSKEKIKLIVRNKLEKGDILFVRSGNVGDITVHFGKPEKVVSSADLLVAKPKSTFKYPFYVGIFLNTKYGRNLLLRGVYSGLQPHIAPSYLNTIPIPFFPEDFIEKVENLFFQAQELLFKSESLYSQAESLLLSELSLQNFKPKEELFYEVSLSEASNVHRIDAEYFNPSYDEILKKVQQKTSLFLLKRIFDFRRGIFISPSFYSENKTERPYIRIKELSGKIGIDESKVVFIKDEYPEDELNKLQVNDLIIAIIGDTIGKVNRITNELAGGYCSNNTGRLRIKKEWQYKILPEYAEILFQSFVIQSQIEKKKAPTGQPKISDNEIKTILVPILPKQIQQKIAELVQKSHEARRKAKQLLEEAKKKVERILDYNL
- a CDS encoding TIR domain-containing protein, encoding MARKVFFSFDYDDIWAVNVVRNHFVTKGGYLAAGYIDKADFEEIKRKGDDAIKRWIDKQMEDTSVTVVLIGENTYKSKWVQYEIQKSLERKNGLLGIYIHEIRDPNQPAKEKGLNPFVSFYSTYPQLKVRTYNWISDDGYNNFSTWVEEAAKKVGR